Within Candidatus Zixiibacteriota bacterium, the genomic segment CATCGGGCTGGATTATTTCCTCAACACCCCGGGAAATCCGTGCAAATTGTCTCTCAACTTCGTCATGCATAAAAGGAACCTTTCTTAATTAAGAATGTAATATATACAATTGGATAATAAGGGCAAGAGATAAGTAATCATTTCCCTTGACTATTGAAGGTGGGAGTGATAATTAAATAATATGGCGATAATATATAAAATGCGTCAGCCGGGAAATGGATTTATTCCCTATGTGCTGGTCGGGATAGGTTTGGTTTTGATTTGCGTTATAATCGGCCTTATAATGTATTTTGCATATAAAGACGACCTGCCCTCGCTGGCGCAGCTTCATAATATTGAACCAAGCCTTATTACTCGCGTTTATGATAAAGACGGCACCCTCCTGAAAGAATACTATAACCAGCGGCGCGTATTAGTGCCGTACAATAAAATACCACCATATATGGTCGATTGCTTGCTGGCTGTTGAGGATAGGCGATTCTATGATCATTGGGGTGTAGACACAAGGCGAATTATCGGCGCATTTTTGCATAATATTCTAAGTTTTGACCTAAAAGCGCAGGGCGCATCTACCCTAACCCAACAGCTTGCCCGCAATTTGTTCTTAACGTCGAAACAATTGTTCTCGCGCAAAATTAAAGAGGCGCTAACCGCAATTAAAATAGAAAATACGTATTCCAAAAACCAGATACTGGAGATGTATCTAAACCAGCACTACCTTGGGAAGGGCGCTTATGGCATCCAGGCCGCCGCTCAAATTTATTTTTCCAAGAATGCCTGGGAACTAACTCTCCCTGAATCTGCATTAGTAATAGGGCTTCTAAAATCGCCCAATCCATACAACCCGATAAACCATCCCGAAAGAGCGCAGAGACGCCGCAATGTTGTTTATGATGCTTTAGTCGAATTTGGCAAACTAACACCCGCTATGGCTGAGGAGTTAAAGCAGCAGCCGCTTGAGATAAATCCGACCAGGGAGAAAGTTGGCGAGGCGCCTTATTTTACCGAATTAGTGAGAAAATATATCAGCGAGAAATACGGCGAAACAGCTCTCTATAATTCTGGCTTGTCCATAACTACAACTCTTGATTTAGACCTTCAGCATTATGCGGAAGCCGCTGTCGATACAAAACTGGTACAGCTTCAAACACAAATGGAGGAGGGTATCCTTCCGAGTGATGAAAGATATGAACAATATACTATCGAAGCGCCGGACTCTTTGAATCCGGACTCAACTATCAGGATATATAAGCAGATTCAGGGCGCTTTGATATGCATTGACAACGCCACTGGCAGTATCAAAGCGTTGGTAGGCGGCAAGGATTATTCTAAGAGTAAATTTAACTGCGCCACCCAGGCGCACCGTCAGCCGGGCAGTTCTTTCAAGCCGGTTGTTTACACGACTGCAATTGATAATGGCTTTAACCCAAGCGATTTGTTTGTTGATTCGCCAATCGTGCTTAAGGCAGGCGGCGAGGAATGGCGCCCCTCAAATTTCGATGGCTCTTTCAGGGGCGAGATGACTCTTCGGGATGGCTTGCGAACTTCACGCAATTTAATTGCTATCAAGCTTATGATGAATCCGCTGGTTACTCCTCAGCAAGTTGTATCTTATGCCCGAAGGATGGGAATTAAATCTCAGCTGCAGCCTTATCCTTCTTTGGCTATAGGCGGAGCCGGGGATGTTACTGTCTGGGAGATGGCCGCCGCTTTTTCAATATTCCCGAATGGAGGCATCAGGAAGGAACCGTTTTTTATCAAGGAAATAAGGGACCGCAACGGCAATTTAATCGAGTTCAGAGAGAAAGCTGAC encodes:
- a CDS encoding PBP1A family penicillin-binding protein; protein product: MAIIYKMRQPGNGFIPYVLVGIGLVLICVIIGLIMYFAYKDDLPSLAQLHNIEPSLITRVYDKDGTLLKEYYNQRRVLVPYNKIPPYMVDCLLAVEDRRFYDHWGVDTRRIIGAFLHNILSFDLKAQGASTLTQQLARNLFLTSKQLFSRKIKEALTAIKIENTYSKNQILEMYLNQHYLGKGAYGIQAAAQIYFSKNAWELTLPESALVIGLLKSPNPYNPINHPERAQRRRNVVYDALVEFGKLTPAMAEELKQQPLEINPTREKVGEAPYFTELVRKYISEKYGETALYNSGLSITTTLDLDLQHYAEAAVDTKLVQLQTQMEEGILPSDERYEQYTIEAPDSLNPDSTIRIYKQIQGALICIDNATGSIKALVGGKDYSKSKFNCATQAHRQPGSSFKPVVYTTAIDNGFNPSDLFVDSPIVLKAGGEEWRPSNFDGSFRGEMTLRDGLRTSRNLIAIKLMMNPLVTPQQVVSYARRMGIKSQLQPYPSLAIGGAGDVTVWEMAAAFSIFPNGGIRKEPFFIKEIRDRNGNLIEFREKADQEEVLSRQTAYIATNMLETVVNSGTGHGARRMGFKHPAGGKTGTTNDYTDNWFIGFTTQLTTAVWVGYSIDNSTTIGVDRGEVGASTALPIWAEFMKAACLDLPKKKFPVPAGIHVATICLDSGKLATDKCSNVVTDIFTDATLPKTRCPLKHLADGSAREKEGRFKIEENKHNKRF